CCCCCGCCCGAGAGGCCGGCTCGCGCGTTTCAGGTCAGTGATCTCGCCGCTCAGCCGGCGCTGCCGGGCCGGCCAGCTGAAGTGGCGTACGACGCGCGACGATCTTCGGCCACCTGGTTGCGGTGACCTGTCACCGAGGGAGCCAGCTCCCGCACCGCCGCAGTGGCGAAGGCGGGAACTGCGGGTCAGGTTCGACCGGCTGGCGGGGTGGGCGTGCCGGAGAAACTCAGACATGCAGGGTGGGTCGGTAGATGATCTCCTGGGTACGACCGTCGAGTGTCCGGCTCTCGATCAGCTCCAGGTCGAAGTCGGCCGCCCCCTGGAAGATCGGCTCCGTCCCGGTCCGACCGGTGATCACAGGAAAGAGCGTCACCTGGACGAGGTCGACCAGACCGGCGGCCATCAGCGCCCGGTTCAACGACAGGCTGCCGTGCGATCGCAGGGGCACCTCGGACTCCTTCTTGAGCCGGGCGACGATGTCGACGGCGTCACCGCTCACGACGGTCGCGTCCGGCCAGTCGAGGGGTCCCGCCAGCGTGCTCGACACCACCGTCGCCGGGAGGTTCCTCATCCGGGTGACCCAGGCGTCCCGGACCTCGGACTCCTCGGTGCTCGTGGCCAGCATCCGCGCGAACACCCGGTACGTCTCGGCCCCGAAGACCATCCGCTGCTCCTCGCTGTACGAGGCGAGGCGGTGCTCGAGCAACTCGGGACCCTGCTTACCCCAGTAGCCGCCCCAGTTGCCGCTGGTCGTGCCGAAGCCATCGAGGCTGGAGAAGACGTCGACGGTGTAGGTAACGGTCATGATGATCTCCTTGTGCGGGTGAGTTCGGTACGACGGGTCTGCAGGAAGGCACGCTCGGTCTCGTTGGTGGCCAGGGCCATGGCCTGGTCGTAGGCGGTTCGGGCCTCTGCGTCGCGTCCGAGTCGGGCCAGCAGTTCGGCCCGGGTGGCGGGCAGCCGGTGGTAGCCCGGGAGTTCGACGGCCTCCAACGCGGCGAGGGCCACCGCCGGTCCGTGCACCTCGGCGACGGCGACCGCACGGTTGAGCGCGATGACCGGGGTCGGCGCGAGCGCGAGAAGCTGGTCGTAGAGTGCCAGGACCTGCGGCCAGTCGGTGGCGGCGCCGTCGGTGTGCACCGCGCTGATCGCGGCCTGGATCTGGTACGGGCCGGGCCGGTTGCGCCGTAGGCAACGGCGGACCAGGTCGTGGCCCTCGGCGATGAGTGTCCGGTTCCACAACGACCGGTCCTGATCAGCCAGCAGCACCAGTTCGCCGCTCCGGTCGAGCCGGGCCGGGCGGCGCGCCTCGGTCAGCAGCAGCAGGGCGAGCAGACCGAGGACCTCGGGCTCGTCGGGCATCAACGCGGCGAGTTCGCGGGCGAGCCGGATCGCCTCGCTGCACAGGTCCGCATCGATCAGCGGTCCGGCGGTGGACGTGTAGCCCTCGTTGAACATCAGGTAGAGCACGGTGAGCACGGGCGGCAGCCGGTCTGGCAGCTCGTGTTCGGCGGGTACCCGGTACGGGATGCCGGCGTCGCGGATCTTCTTCTTGGCGCGCACGATCCGCTGGGCGACGGTCGCCTCCTGGATCAGGTACGCCCGGGCGATCTCCGGTACTTCGAGGCCGCCGAGCAGGCGGAGCGTGAGGGCGGTCCGCGCGTCAGGAGCGAGCGCCGGGTGGCAGCAGGTGAAGATGAGTCGCAGTTGGTCGTCTTTCACCGGTCCCACCTCCTGGGGGTCGTCCTGTTGGTGCAGCAGCAGCAGGGCCTGGGCGTGCCGGGCCTCGCGGGTCGACTCCCGGCGGAGCCGGTCGACGGCCCGGTTGCGTGCTGTGGTCACGATCCAGGCGCCCGGGTTCGGCGGCGGGGTCTGCCACTTCTGCAACGCCGTGGTGAAGGCGTCCTGGACCGCCTCCTCGGCGAGGTGGATGTCGCCGAGGAGTCGGGCCAGGGTGGCGACGCAGCGGCCGTACTCCGCGCGGTAGATGCTCGCCAGGTCCATTCGGATGACCGGCTTTCGTTCAGGCCTGGGACAGGTCGTCGAAGGGGCGCACCTCGACCGGGCCGCAGGCCGCCGCGCACTTCTCGGCCCAGGCCAGCGCCTGGTCCAGGTCCGCGCACTTGATGATCCAGAAGCCGGCGATGTGCTCCTTCGTCTCGGCGAACGGTCCATCGCTCATGGTGGTGGTGCCGTTCTCGATCCGGACGACGGTGGCGCTGTCCGGCGACACGAGTCCTCCGGCGAAGACCCAGGCGCCCGCGGCCTGCAGTTCGTCGTTGATCCGATCGGTCTCCCTGAACATGGTCTGCATCTCCTCGTCGGTCGGCGTCGGCGCGCCCTCGACGAAATGCACGGAGAGTAGGTACTGCTTCATGACGGTCCTCCGGTAGCTCGATGGTGAGATGACGAAAGGTCAGGCGGCCAGGCGGCGCGCGACAGCGGGGATCACGATCGCGGCCGCGACCAGGTGGGTGAGCATAAGCAGCGCCCTGGTGGCCGCCCCGGCGTCGGCGATCACGTCCGGTACCAGCGACAGGACGGTCAGCACCACCGTCGTGCGGACGAACGTGCGCCGTGGACGCTCGGCGAAGCGGGCAAGCAGCGCGGCGATGACCACGCCGATCAGCGAAAAGGCAGCGGTCAGCACGCCGAACCCGGTGACCGGA
The nucleotide sequence above comes from Plantactinospora soyae. Encoded proteins:
- a CDS encoding YciI family protein → MKQYLLSVHFVEGAPTPTDEEMQTMFRETDRINDELQAAGAWVFAGGLVSPDSATVVRIENGTTTMSDGPFAETKEHIAGFWIIKCADLDQALAWAEKCAAACGPVEVRPFDDLSQA
- a CDS encoding RNA polymerase sigma factor; amino-acid sequence: MDLASIYRAEYGRCVATLARLLGDIHLAEEAVQDAFTTALQKWQTPPPNPGAWIVTTARNRAVDRLRRESTREARHAQALLLLHQQDDPQEVGPVKDDQLRLIFTCCHPALAPDARTALTLRLLGGLEVPEIARAYLIQEATVAQRIVRAKKKIRDAGIPYRVPAEHELPDRLPPVLTVLYLMFNEGYTSTAGPLIDADLCSEAIRLARELAALMPDEPEVLGLLALLLLTEARRPARLDRSGELVLLADQDRSLWNRTLIAEGHDLVRRCLRRNRPGPYQIQAAISAVHTDGAATDWPQVLALYDQLLALAPTPVIALNRAVAVAEVHGPAVALAALEAVELPGYHRLPATRAELLARLGRDAEARTAYDQAMALATNETERAFLQTRRTELTRTRRSS
- a CDS encoding dihydrofolate reductase family protein, with product MTVTYTVDVFSSLDGFGTTSGNWGGYWGKQGPELLEHRLASYSEEQRMVFGAETYRVFARMLATSTEESEVRDAWVTRMRNLPATVVSSTLAGPLDWPDATVVSGDAVDIVARLKKESEVPLRSHGSLSLNRALMAAGLVDLVQVTLFPVITGRTGTEPIFQGAADFDLELIESRTLDGRTQEIIYRPTLHV
- a CDS encoding DUF6069 family protein; this encodes MNPVRATTSTTGALVRTGAIATVAASAATMAVAAVGHAAGISLDMSGAPIPVTGFGVLTAAFSLIGVVIAALLARFAERPRRTFVRTTVVLTVLSLVPDVIADAGAATRALLMLTHLVAAAIVIPAVARRLAA